CGAGAGGGATCTCCACCTAATTTAATGTAGAGGTTCGATATCCTTTCGTAGTAGTATTGGATGGTTTCGTGAAGAGAGTTTACTTCTTCCTTCATCTTTGAGGATTGTCTGATAAAGTCTTTGTTCGTTAAATTGAGTTCTGTGAGTTGGTGGATGGATCCACTATGTGATAAAACATTCACAGCACTGATCACAAGAAGGATGACCATAATCCCAATAAAGATGGAAATGGCTTTGTAGGAGATGACAAAGTTTATGGTTTTGCGGTCTGTGTGAGGAATGACCATAATGGTCAGGCGTTCACGGCCTTTTTTGTCAAGATCCTCATAACGTTGGGATAACTTAAGCTTCCATTCCTGGACTTTATACCGCAAACGGTAGAAAATTAAATGTAGTCTTTGTTTTACTTCCACGTTCTTTCGAGACCTTCGACTATTTAAACAAAAGTTAATGCACCCACTATATCTTTCGATTGAATTTTCATTTTCAACCAGTGGAAATTACAAATCTTGCTATTTATGGGATATTCAACCATCGACACACACTGCCACCTAGACATAATTCGAGAACAGGGCCAAGAGATTGAAGAAACGCTGGCGAAATCCCGAAATGCTGGAGTAGACCGAATGGTGCAAATCGGGATTGATTTACCTAGTTCTAAAGAAGCTGTTCGTATTTCAGAAGCTCATAGTACTGAGGGCTTAGAGATATTTTATTCGATCGGTTGCCATCCTACAGAGACTCATGAATTTCCTAATGCGGACCAAATTTTAGATTTAGCAAAATCCCGAATGCATGATCCGAAATTTTCTGCCATTGGAGAGATTGGTGTCGATTTATATCATGATGCGAGTACAAGATCAGCCCAGAATGAAGTGCTGCGAAAGTTTTTACAGTTTTCTTCTGATCATAAATTGCCTGTGGTGATTCATTCACGTGATGCTTTTGCAGATACGTATGAAGCATTGAAAGAATTCAAAACAAAAGCATTTGGTGTGATCCATTGTTTTACTTATGATTATGAAGCTGCCAAACAGTTTGTTGATTTAGGTTATTATGTTTCGTTTTCTGGGATTGTTACTTTTAAGTCCGCCATTGATATCCAAGAAGCAGCACGTAAAATTCCATTGGAAACCATTCTTATCGAAACAGATGCACCTTTTCTATCGCCTATGCCACATAGAGGCAAGCGAAATGATTCCTCGCATCTACCTTTTGTGTTAGAAAAAATGTTTTCATTACGAACAGAAACCAATACTGAAGTCTCAGATCGCATTTATCAAAATTCCATAAAATTTACAGAAAGAAAGGCCTATCACCATGCTTGATATCAACCGTATCGTCCAAAACCCAGAAGAATTACTTTCCACCTTACAAAAGCGAGGTGTTGCCTCTGCTGACATTGAAGCTAAAATCAAATCTGTTTCTGAAAAACAACGTAAGTTAAAATTGGAAGTGGAGGACCTTCGTGCAGAACGAAACCGAGTTTCAAAAGAAATTGGAATCCAAAAATCACAAGGCAAAGACATCACTGAGATTTCTGCATCCATGAAAGGTGTGGGAGATCAAATCAAAGCCATTGAAGAAGAACTCACGAAAGAAGAAGAATCATTACATGATCTCAATTTAGGACTTCCTAATTTACTCGATCCATCTGTTCCCGAAGGAAAATCAGAAGCGGACAATGTCCTAGTGCGTGAGTGGGGCGAGGTTCCGAAATTATCCTTCGAGGCAAAAACCCATTTTGATATTGGGGAAAAATTAGGAATCTTTGATTTTGAAAGGGGAGTGAAACTTTCTGGTGCAAGATTCTACACTTATCGCGGCCTTGGTGCTAAACTAGAAAGAGCTCTCATGAATCTAATGCTTGATACTCATACAAGCGAAAATGGTTATGAAGAGATGTGGGTTCCAGTCCTTGTGAACGATGAGTCCATGACGGCCACAGGCCAGTTACCTAAATTTGCAGAAGATTTTTACAGGTTAGAAAAAGACGGACTCAACTTGATTCCAACAGCGGAAGTGCCACTTACCAATTACTACCGTGATGAAATTATTTCTGAAAAAGAGTTACCGATCTCTGTATGCGCTCACACTCCTTGTTTTCGCAGGGAAGCGGGTTCTTACGGGCGTGATACAAGGGGCCTTGTCCGTGTGCACCAATTCCAAAAAGTGGAACTAGTAAAGTTTGTAGAACCGGAAACTTCGCAAACGGAACACGAAAAAATGCTCCAAGATGCGGAATCCATTTTGCAAAAGCTAAAACTTCCGTACCGGGTGATGTTACTTTGCAGTAGAGATATGTCCAGTGCTTCCGCCAAAACCTACGATATTGAAGTTTGGATGCCAGGACTTGGTCGATTTATGGAAATTTCCTCTGTTTCTAACTTCAAAGACTATCAAGCAAGACGAGGAAAAATTCGATACAAGTCAAAGGAAGGAAAAAACCTGCTCGTCCATACTCTGAACGGTTCCGGTCTTGCGATCGGTCGAACACTCGCTGCAGTGATCGAAAATTACCAATCGGAAGATGGATCCTTCCAAATTCCGGATGTACTAAAACCTTACATTCGCTAAAATTTAGGGCAGATGACCGAGGTGTCAAATGCCCTATTCCTTTCTTACTCGTTTTCCCTCAGCAATTCGATTTAGATTCCAATGCAAAGAATCGCTCTCCAGAACACTAGAATTTGGCTATTGGGTTTATGCGTTATTCATAAAATTACATATAAATGGCAGTTATGCGAATAACATCTATTTCCCGGTGCGTGGGTTTGTTAACTGCATTACGTTGATTCGTAAATTGCTATGGCAGTCTCTTCAGCATAGGGCTGCATCTTTATCGCATATCGTTTATTGTGCACTTCTTCTATTTTCTTTCTTTTGGATTCTCTTTCTTCCTAATCCCATCTATAGCCAAACAGTTGAAACGGAACCAAGTTTAGTAGTCGCTCCGATCCAAGGGCCGATCAATACAGAGTTTCAGGAATTTGGACCCACGATGACTCCAGATGCTAAGACTTTGTATTTTTATTCTAAACGTTCGAGTAAAGGTTTTACTGAAATTTTTAAATCGGAACGTAAAAAAGATGGAACTTGGGATTTTCCTGAAGAGGTTGATGTTTTAAATTCACCATACGATGACCAAAGTCCGTTTATCACAAGAGATGGAAAAACACTATTACTATCATCTAACAGAGACGGATCTGTAGAAGTAACACTACCTGATGGAAAGGTTGGAATTTCTAGAGATTTGTATGTTTCCAATTGGAACGGAAAGTCATGGGGAAGTCCAGTTGCTTTGCCGAGTTCTATCAATACAGAGGAAATTGAAGAAAATCCCCACCTACTGGGAGACACTTTACTTTTTACTAGATACCCTTTTGGGAAACCAAATCTTGCTAAAGTCTATTTTAGCCAATATAAGAATAACAGTTGGTCGATTCCAAAACTACTCCCTTCTCCCATTAATGATAATTATGCGACGATTGCGGCAGCATTTAATGATGATGGAAGTATTCTTTTTTTCTCATCCAATAGACCTGGCGGGTATGGTGGTTTTGATTTGTACATGGCAAAAGTTGATAAAGATTCATTCAAGGAAATTGAGAATTTAGGTGCTCCAATCAATTCAGCCGACGATGAGGCCTACATTGTTTTCCAACAGGTTAAAAAAACCTTCTTATTCTGTCGAAGGGTTGAGGGTAGATCCTTTGATCTATTTACAGCTTCCATTCCAAAACAAGAAAGTTTGGTTCAAAAGAAATTAGAGGAAACCAAAAAAATCTCTTTAGATTCAGTATACTTTGAACGTGCTTCCTCAGTGTTAAAACCCGAATCCTCTGGGCCTTTAGATGCAATCGTTGACTACTTACATGAAAATTCTGCAAAGAAAATGAAAATCATAGGTCATACTGATTTAACAGGTACGTTAGAAGATAATATGGTTCTCTCAAAAGAAAGGGCAGATTCCGTTAAACAGTATTTAGTCTCTAAGGGAGTGGATCCAACTCGCCTATCGACAGAGGGAAAGGGTCCAACACAACCGATGGTGCAAGGAACAGATGAAGCTTCGTCTAAAAAAAATCGAAGAACAGAATTTGTACTGATCGATCCTTAATTTTTCCTTGCCGTTTCTATTTCCAGAGAAAAGGTAATGGGGATGTTGCCTCTTCTCAGGATCCATTTTTTTGAGTTAGTATCCTTTTTGATTTTTTTTCTGTCTGTTTCCCTTTCTGGAGAATCGAGTCAGGTTTTAGAGAAAATTAAAAAAACAAAAACTCTCACAGTTTCCGTAAATGAATTTTATGATCCCTTCTATATAGAAAATCCAAATCCTAATTTTCCCGGTTTGGATGTAGAGTTAGCACAAGAATATGCAAAATTTCTGGATGTGGATCTAAAAATCATTCCACTTCGTACTTTCGATCAACATGCAAGGATGTTAGAGAAAGGTGACACCCAAATTGCAATGGCAGGACTTTCTTCTTCCATCAATCGGTTTAGAGATGTTTATTTTACTGATCCCTATTTGATTTCAACACCCGCAGCCCTAGTAAATCGCACGGCACTCCCAGAACCTGAAGGACAAATTGTAACCGTACAATTGTTTCGCAACTTAAATGATCTAACAAACATTACGGGTATTTCTTATTCGGTGCTTGCCAATAGCTCCAATCATTTTTTTCTAAGAGAGGCTTTTCCTAAGGCGCAGATTTTCTCATATTTTACAAATGAAGCTGCCTTAAATGAATTAAAGAAAAACAATGTAAATGCATTCGTTGCAGATTCATTTTATATTCAAGCTTTGTTGCAAAAAGATTCTTCTTTGCGAGCCAACTATTTACCAATTTTGGGTGTGGTGCAAGAAGATCATATTAGTATGGCGACTGCCAAACGAGATGTCGAATTTCTATATAATCTAAATTTCTTCATCAAAGAGCTGAAGCGAACCGGTAAAATTCAAGTGCTAATTAATAAATATTTTAAATCTAACCAATGGGTGAAAAAAGAATAAAATCAATGGCATTCCGAAGTAATCTTTCTATATGTTTGATTTTTCTCCTTATACCTTCAGGATTTTTATTATCGCAAGAAGAAGAATCACAGAGA
Above is a window of Leptospira wolbachii serovar Codice str. CDC DNA encoding:
- a CDS encoding TatD family hydrolase, with amino-acid sequence MGYSTIDTHCHLDIIREQGQEIEETLAKSRNAGVDRMVQIGIDLPSSKEAVRISEAHSTEGLEIFYSIGCHPTETHEFPNADQILDLAKSRMHDPKFSAIGEIGVDLYHDASTRSAQNEVLRKFLQFSSDHKLPVVIHSRDAFADTYEALKEFKTKAFGVIHCFTYDYEAAKQFVDLGYYVSFSGIVTFKSAIDIQEAARKIPLETILIETDAPFLSPMPHRGKRNDSSHLPFVLEKMFSLRTETNTEVSDRIYQNSIKFTERKAYHHA
- the serS gene encoding serine--tRNA ligase, with the translated sequence MLDINRIVQNPEELLSTLQKRGVASADIEAKIKSVSEKQRKLKLEVEDLRAERNRVSKEIGIQKSQGKDITEISASMKGVGDQIKAIEEELTKEEESLHDLNLGLPNLLDPSVPEGKSEADNVLVREWGEVPKLSFEAKTHFDIGEKLGIFDFERGVKLSGARFYTYRGLGAKLERALMNLMLDTHTSENGYEEMWVPVLVNDESMTATGQLPKFAEDFYRLEKDGLNLIPTAEVPLTNYYRDEIISEKELPISVCAHTPCFRREAGSYGRDTRGLVRVHQFQKVELVKFVEPETSQTEHEKMLQDAESILQKLKLPYRVMLLCSRDMSSASAKTYDIEVWMPGLGRFMEISSVSNFKDYQARRGKIRYKSKEGKNLLVHTLNGSGLAIGRTLAAVIENYQSEDGSFQIPDVLKPYIR
- a CDS encoding OmpA family protein, producing MPYSFLTRFPSAIRFRFQCKESLSRTLEFGYWVYALFIKLHINGSYANNIYFPVRGFVNCITLIRKLLWQSLQHRAASLSHIVYCALLLFSFFWILFLPNPIYSQTVETEPSLVVAPIQGPINTEFQEFGPTMTPDAKTLYFYSKRSSKGFTEIFKSERKKDGTWDFPEEVDVLNSPYDDQSPFITRDGKTLLLSSNRDGSVEVTLPDGKVGISRDLYVSNWNGKSWGSPVALPSSINTEEIEENPHLLGDTLLFTRYPFGKPNLAKVYFSQYKNNSWSIPKLLPSPINDNYATIAAAFNDDGSILFFSSNRPGGYGGFDLYMAKVDKDSFKEIENLGAPINSADDEAYIVFQQVKKTFLFCRRVEGRSFDLFTASIPKQESLVQKKLEETKKISLDSVYFERASSVLKPESSGPLDAIVDYLHENSAKKMKIIGHTDLTGTLEDNMVLSKERADSVKQYLVSKGVDPTRLSTEGKGPTQPMVQGTDEASSKKNRRTEFVLIDP
- a CDS encoding substrate-binding periplasmic protein; this translates as MLPLLRIHFFELVSFLIFFLSVSLSGESSQVLEKIKKTKTLTVSVNEFYDPFYIENPNPNFPGLDVELAQEYAKFLDVDLKIIPLRTFDQHARMLEKGDTQIAMAGLSSSINRFRDVYFTDPYLISTPAALVNRTALPEPEGQIVTVQLFRNLNDLTNITGISYSVLANSSNHFFLREAFPKAQIFSYFTNEAALNELKKNNVNAFVADSFYIQALLQKDSSLRANYLPILGVVQEDHISMATAKRDVEFLYNLNFFIKELKRTGKIQVLINKYFKSNQWVKKE